Proteins encoded within one genomic window of Aerococcus viridans:
- a CDS encoding ComF family protein, translated as MTNLFKTLMNDESTTTDTASACLICQNILDIHLTLSDILSLGRIQPALFCQECLSGLETIPIKNTCKQCGRPVVEGMVVEVNAEGFCSDCQSWHRYHNWHFKNQAFYQYNRIFKDWLVVLKGQGDIRGRFLFAHEIRSAYRKDQNAIWVPMPSSSEKVANRGFNQTALLLEAARIPYKDLLISEGNKGKQAYKNRQNRLRDLNKIRINPAISPLDQRRPIVLFDDVYTTGTTMFSAYKALELAGFSQISGLTLAR; from the coding sequence ATGACTAATCTTTTTAAGACTTTGATGAATGATGAAAGCACAACTACTGATACAGCGTCAGCTTGTTTAATATGTCAAAATATCTTAGATATTCACTTAACCTTATCGGATATCTTGTCTTTAGGTCGGATTCAACCAGCTCTTTTTTGCCAAGAATGTTTAAGCGGATTAGAAACTATTCCTATTAAAAATACCTGTAAACAATGCGGGCGGCCCGTTGTGGAAGGAATGGTAGTTGAAGTGAATGCAGAAGGATTTTGCAGTGATTGTCAAAGTTGGCATAGGTACCACAATTGGCATTTTAAGAATCAAGCATTCTACCAATATAATAGAATATTTAAAGATTGGTTAGTCGTTTTAAAAGGGCAGGGAGATATACGGGGCCGTTTTCTTTTTGCTCATGAAATAAGATCTGCTTATCGAAAAGATCAGAATGCGATTTGGGTCCCTATGCCTTCCTCTAGTGAGAAAGTAGCGAATAGAGGTTTCAATCAAACAGCCTTATTATTAGAAGCTGCACGTATTCCTTATAAGGATTTACTGATAAGTGAGGGGAATAAGGGGAAGCAAGCTTATAAAAATCGACAGAATCGGTTACGAGACCTTAATAAAATTAGGATTAATCCAGCAATAAGTCCATTAGACCAACGTCGACCTATTGTTTTATTTGATGATGTCTATACTACGGGCACCACAATGTTCTCAGCCTATAAAGCACTTGAATTAGCTGGCTTCAGTCAAATAAGCGGATTAACCCTTGCAAGATAA
- a CDS encoding DEAD/DEAH box helicase → MHCLNFGKLRTCDKLYHLEETATAHYWKRNQSYLAWNGTLSEQQAQASEEICQSYQTGGQRLVWAVTGAGKTEMVFEAVNQALMAGGKVALATPRIDVANELAPRFKAAFPEVTIQLLHGQSEESYSGAAFTIGSTHQLIRFKAAFDLLIIDEIDAFPYDGDPMLYFASVRAVKETGAQVLLTATPSPSHEKQIKEGRMPVSILPARYHRHRLPVPVHRWVGDWQSLIQAGKVPIVFKRLLNQLLKKGRRVLVFMPHIDRMLTFVKLCQQAFADYRFESVSSKDPDRISKVQNMRDGHYDFLFSTTILERGVTFANIDVIVLGSEDQTFTTAALVQISGRVGRKPKWPSGDVYFLHYGKTKASNAAIRQIKTMNEQARKRGLIDD, encoded by the coding sequence TTGCATTGTCTTAACTTTGGTAAGTTGCGAACCTGCGACAAGCTCTATCACCTAGAAGAAACAGCAACAGCACATTACTGGAAAAGAAACCAATCTTATCTGGCGTGGAATGGGACCTTATCTGAACAACAGGCTCAAGCTTCTGAAGAGATTTGTCAAAGCTACCAAACTGGTGGTCAACGTTTAGTTTGGGCAGTTACTGGTGCGGGTAAAACCGAAATGGTCTTTGAAGCGGTTAATCAAGCGCTGATGGCTGGAGGAAAAGTTGCACTAGCAACACCACGGATTGATGTTGCTAATGAATTGGCACCTAGGTTTAAAGCAGCTTTTCCTGAAGTAACTATTCAATTACTTCACGGCCAATCTGAAGAATCATATAGTGGTGCGGCTTTTACAATTGGGTCTACCCACCAGTTAATTCGGTTTAAAGCAGCTTTTGATTTGCTGATTATTGATGAAATTGACGCTTTCCCTTATGACGGTGACCCAATGTTATATTTTGCTTCTGTTCGTGCTGTAAAAGAGACTGGTGCACAGGTTTTACTGACAGCAACACCTAGTCCCAGCCATGAAAAACAAATTAAAGAGGGGAGAATGCCCGTGTCTATTCTCCCGGCACGTTACCATCGACACCGCCTACCAGTTCCGGTCCACCGATGGGTAGGGGATTGGCAAAGCCTCATTCAGGCAGGTAAGGTGCCAATTGTCTTTAAACGCTTATTAAACCAACTATTAAAAAAGGGACGACGAGTCTTAGTTTTTATGCCGCATATCGACCGGATGTTGACCTTTGTTAAATTGTGTCAACAAGCGTTTGCTGACTACCGATTTGAATCTGTCTCTTCTAAAGACCCTGATCGAATTAGTAAAGTGCAAAATATGCGAGATGGACACTATGATTTTCTGTTCTCAACAACCATTTTAGAACGTGGGGTCACTTTCGCGAATATTGATGTCATTGTATTGGGGAGCGAAGACCAAACTTTTACCACAGCGGCGCTTGTGCAAATATCTGGGCGAGTAGGTAGAAAACCTAAATGGCCTTCTGGAGATGTGTACTTTCTCCATTACGGGAAAACGAAAGCATCAAACGCCGCAATTCGGCAAATTAAAACGATGAATGAGCAAGCAAGAAAACGAGGTTTAATTGATGACTAA
- a CDS encoding DegV family protein, with translation MSLAIVTDSTAYLSDEFVSRHDITVLPLTITFSDGSYRDNIDITVDEFYAKMAALDEIPTSSQPAPGLVTEVFERLADSHDEVLVVTLSKGISGAFQTFSMIANEVAEEKNVRIAVYNSDISLIGQGLFVQEAVKLREQGLSLEEILPKLDALKLTSDAYFSVENLGHLAKGGRISSSAAGIGNLLQVKPILHFEQGKIEVFEKVRTHKKTVKRMLDLFEQAYQAEPRLRVAIVGEDDTPQVQSLVAYMTENHPDLDMQRTPVGPVIGTHLGPAAYALAWWQNTDIK, from the coding sequence ATGTCACTTGCCATTGTAACGGATAGTACTGCCTATCTTTCAGACGAATTTGTTAGTCGTCACGATATTACAGTTCTACCATTAACAATCACATTTTCAGACGGATCCTACCGTGACAATATCGACATCACGGTTGATGAATTTTATGCCAAAATGGCGGCCTTAGATGAGATCCCAACAAGTTCGCAACCTGCGCCAGGCCTTGTCACAGAAGTCTTCGAGCGGTTAGCTGACAGTCATGATGAGGTTTTGGTTGTTACCTTATCTAAAGGTATTTCTGGTGCCTTCCAAACCTTTAGTATGATTGCAAACGAAGTTGCTGAAGAAAAAAATGTTCGGATTGCGGTTTATAATTCCGATATTTCTTTGATTGGACAAGGTTTATTCGTTCAAGAAGCCGTTAAGTTGCGTGAACAAGGTCTAAGCTTAGAAGAAATCTTACCAAAATTAGATGCCTTAAAATTAACTTCAGATGCTTATTTTTCAGTAGAAAATTTGGGACACTTAGCTAAAGGTGGCCGTATCTCTTCTAGTGCAGCTGGAATTGGTAACCTATTACAAGTAAAACCAATCTTGCATTTTGAACAGGGAAAAATTGAGGTTTTTGAAAAAGTTCGTACCCATAAAAAGACTGTGAAACGGATGCTTGATTTATTTGAACAAGCTTATCAAGCAGAGCCACGATTAAGGGTCGCCATTGTCGGGGAAGATGACACCCCGCAAGTTCAAAGTTTGGTGGCTTATATGACTGAAAACCACCCAGACTTAGATATGCAACGAACGCCAGTAGGCCCCGTTATTGGGACACATCTTGGCCCAGCTGCCTACGCTTTAGCTTGGTGGCAAAATACTGATATCAAGTAG
- a CDS encoding YigZ family protein, whose protein sequence is MIEYRTVVAGGGSHEIEVKGSRFICHAQRVFNEDEANAFIQKIRKEHYKATHNCVAFQIGEKNEIQRALDDGEPSGTAGVPMLEVLKQRNLQNIIVIVNRYFGGTKLGAGGLVRAYSSAVSEGLDAIGQVERQLQTQLDIKVAYPITGQLEHWIAESPYSLLDTTYLADVTYHLGVPSDLVDQVQADIVNLTSDQAEFAIGQQIYVDIPISY, encoded by the coding sequence ATGATTGAATACCGGACTGTAGTTGCAGGCGGCGGTAGCCACGAAATTGAAGTGAAAGGGTCCAGATTTATTTGCCATGCACAACGAGTCTTCAATGAAGATGAAGCCAACGCTTTTATCCAAAAAATTCGTAAAGAACACTACAAAGCCACTCACAATTGTGTAGCCTTTCAAATTGGCGAAAAAAATGAGATTCAACGAGCGCTAGATGATGGCGAACCCTCTGGAACAGCGGGCGTCCCTATGCTAGAAGTTTTAAAACAGCGGAATTTACAAAATATTATCGTAATTGTTAACCGCTATTTCGGTGGTACTAAACTAGGTGCTGGTGGGCTCGTTCGTGCTTACTCATCCGCAGTGTCTGAAGGATTAGATGCCATTGGTCAAGTAGAACGTCAGCTGCAAACCCAATTAGACATCAAAGTTGCTTACCCAATAACTGGTCAATTAGAACATTGGATTGCTGAATCACCCTACAGCTTATTAGATACAACTTATCTAGCTGACGTAACTTATCATTTAGGTGTCCCGTCTGATTTAGTAGATCAAGTTCAAGCCGACATCGTTAATCTAACAAGTGACCAAGCTGAATTTGCTATTGGGCAACAAATCTATGTAGACATCCCAATTAGTTACTAA
- a CDS encoding FAD-binding oxidoreductase — translation MEIEKQIADKYLKTYMVEKAPGSASLIAFPTSTEEVVAFIKDANARKQPTITIGRQTGLTSATYPINNAWLLSLEKMNNIISLDEQTLTLTVQAGVTLFQIRDYLENTPYFYAPDPGNKNASVGGNASTNAGGMRAIKYGVTRDNIRGYDVVLANGELIHVGSLNKKDATAYDLKDLFIGAEGTLGVITELQLKLTPRPAFEKSVILGFNSLDGVSDAIFEVVKSPVQPIALELLEESGIHYSEQFINKKMPEVHGEAFLLATVADNAADGLAFQLEAIQTLGKKAGAIEARELSDDEAREMWAIRDNVLNGIVSKGDWKMYDPVVPNHLFTDLVKEGKRLGDKYNVQTGFFGHAGDGNIHICILRGDQDDETWEQIKHDYENDLFPYVAEQGGLLSAEHGVGLEKKAYLPYFKDEAYMAVLKSIKQAMDPNNILNPGKMFD, via the coding sequence ATGGAAATTGAAAAACAAATTGCAGATAAGTATTTGAAGACATATATGGTTGAAAAAGCTCCAGGATCTGCATCTTTAATTGCTTTCCCCACTTCAACTGAAGAAGTGGTCGCATTTATTAAGGATGCCAACGCAAGAAAGCAACCCACGATTACTATCGGTCGTCAAACTGGATTAACGAGCGCAACTTATCCTATCAATAATGCTTGGTTACTAAGCTTGGAGAAAATGAATAACATTATTTCATTAGATGAACAAACGCTGACTTTAACAGTTCAAGCAGGTGTAACCTTATTTCAAATCCGTGATTATCTAGAGAATACGCCTTATTTCTATGCCCCTGACCCTGGTAATAAAAATGCTTCAGTCGGCGGAAATGCATCTACAAATGCTGGTGGGATGCGAGCGATTAAATACGGTGTGACCCGTGACAATATCCGTGGTTATGATGTGGTATTAGCTAATGGAGAATTGATTCACGTTGGCTCTTTAAATAAAAAAGATGCAACAGCTTATGATTTGAAAGACCTATTTATCGGTGCTGAAGGTACACTCGGGGTAATCACAGAGTTGCAATTGAAATTAACACCACGTCCAGCTTTTGAGAAATCTGTTATTCTCGGTTTTAATTCTTTAGATGGTGTGTCAGATGCTATTTTTGAAGTTGTGAAGTCACCTGTTCAACCAATTGCTTTAGAACTTTTAGAAGAATCAGGTATCCACTATTCTGAACAATTTATCAACAAGAAAATGCCTGAAGTTCACGGCGAAGCTTTCTTATTGGCAACCGTAGCAGACAATGCGGCAGACGGTTTAGCCTTCCAACTTGAAGCCATTCAAACCCTCGGGAAAAAGGCTGGTGCAATTGAAGCCCGCGAACTTTCTGATGATGAAGCACGCGAAATGTGGGCCATCCGTGATAATGTCTTGAACGGTATCGTTTCTAAAGGTGACTGGAAAATGTATGACCCAGTTGTTCCTAACCACTTATTTACAGACTTAGTGAAGGAAGGTAAACGTTTAGGAGATAAATATAATGTCCAAACAGGTTTCTTCGGTCACGCAGGAGACGGTAATATTCATATTTGTATCTTACGGGGTGATCAAGATGATGAAACTTGGGAACAAATTAAACACGACTACGAAAATGATTTATTCCCATATGTTGCTGAACAAGGTGGTTTATTATCTGCAGAACACGGTGTTGGTTTAGAGAAAAAAGCCTATCTACCTTATTTCAAAGATGAAGCATATATGGCAGTATTGAAATCCATCAAACAAGCCATGGATCCAAATAACATCTTGAACCCAGGAAAAATGTTTGACTAA
- a CDS encoding NAD-dependent protein deacylase: MDDKIQQFKQQIQDSQRIVFFTGAGMSTASGIPDFRSANGLFMENLGGTYSPEEVVSHHFFTQYPKEYFAYHFDKLVYPEATPNIGHEFIASLEGSGKDVSVVTQNIDGLHQKAGSSAVYELHGSTLDNYCVSCGHHYKLEELQLDQDGIPRCSIDQGIVRPNIVLYQEQLDQDVVNGAVDKIRQADLLVILGTSLVVYPAAGFLNYFRGQYLTVVNKSPLQIPYHDALVFEDTIENVFSQLS; the protein is encoded by the coding sequence ATGGACGATAAAATCCAACAATTTAAACAACAAATTCAGGATAGCCAACGTATTGTCTTTTTTACAGGAGCGGGAATGTCTACAGCCTCTGGTATTCCTGATTTCCGGTCAGCGAATGGCCTTTTCATGGAAAACTTAGGGGGGACCTATAGCCCAGAAGAAGTCGTTTCTCATCATTTCTTTACCCAATACCCAAAGGAATACTTTGCCTATCACTTTGATAAATTAGTTTATCCAGAAGCTACGCCTAATATAGGGCACGAATTTATCGCTAGCTTGGAAGGGTCTGGAAAAGATGTTTCTGTGGTTACGCAAAATATCGATGGTCTGCACCAAAAAGCTGGTTCATCAGCGGTTTACGAATTACACGGCAGCACCCTAGATAACTACTGTGTTTCATGTGGCCATCATTATAAATTAGAAGAACTTCAATTAGACCAGGATGGTATTCCGCGCTGTTCAATTGACCAAGGCATTGTTAGACCTAATATTGTGTTGTATCAAGAACAATTAGACCAAGACGTAGTGAACGGGGCAGTGGATAAGATTCGCCAAGCAGATTTATTAGTTATCTTGGGAACAAGTCTAGTCGTTTATCCAGCAGCTGGATTCTTAAACTACTTCCGAGGACAATATCTAACCGTAGTAAACAAATCACCACTTCAAATTCCCTATCACGATGCCTTAGTATTTGAAGACACTATTGAAAACGTCTTTAGCCAATTGAGTTAA
- a CDS encoding DsbA family oxidoreductase: MRIEFFHDVICSFCFPMSNRMRNITSKYNNIDVVHRSFALGWEPDHFIQMFGSREAVKPEVLTHWEQANQNDDDHRFNIKGMLETDFNFPTSKNGLKAAKAAGIIGGQDGYWDAFDAIQNALFVENKNIEEFEILKAAIATTHIDLDQWVAQYKKAETEEAVLQDLAVSQAYGIQGAPALVVNQKYLISGAQATEDIENQLKQIAEEEGQPLTPKLQTLGGLGMACNFVAGQWICD; this comes from the coding sequence ATGCGAATTGAATTTTTCCACGATGTGATTTGCTCATTTTGTTTCCCCATGTCTAATCGCATGCGGAACATCACTAGTAAATATAATAACATCGACGTGGTCCACCGATCTTTCGCTTTAGGTTGGGAACCAGATCACTTTATCCAAATGTTTGGCTCACGTGAAGCTGTTAAACCTGAAGTGTTAACGCACTGGGAACAAGCTAATCAAAATGATGATGACCACCGCTTTAATATAAAGGGAATGCTTGAAACTGACTTCAACTTTCCAACTTCAAAAAATGGTTTAAAAGCAGCAAAAGCCGCTGGTATTATAGGCGGGCAAGATGGTTATTGGGATGCTTTTGATGCTATCCAAAATGCACTATTCGTTGAAAATAAGAATATTGAAGAATTTGAAATTTTAAAAGCTGCTATAGCGACTACTCATATCGATCTTGACCAATGGGTAGCACAATATAAAAAAGCTGAAACAGAAGAAGCGGTTTTACAAGATTTAGCAGTCAGTCAAGCTTATGGCATTCAAGGAGCGCCAGCTTTAGTGGTCAACCAAAAATATTTGATTTCAGGTGCACAAGCAACTGAAGACATTGAAAACCAGCTAAAACAAATTGCTGAAGAAGAAGGTCAACCATTAACACCAAAACTGCAAACCTTAGGTGGCTTGGGAATGGCTTGTAATTTCGTAGCTGGTCAATGGATTTGTGACTAA
- the nadE gene encoding ammonia-dependent NAD(+) synthetase — protein MRSLQEEIINALKVAPSIDPETEIRRTIDFIKAYFHKYPFLKSLVLGISGGQDSTLAGKLCQMAITEMREETGDDKYQFIAVRLPYGNQADEADAMDAIDFMAADQTVRVNIKPAVDVTVEELEKGGLTISDFNKGNIKARQRMLVQYAIAGENAGVVVGTDHAAESVTGFYTKFGDGAADILPIWRLNKSQGRAILEYLDAPEHLYVKVPTADLEENRPGLADEVALGVTYQDIDAYLEGKEVAQEAAEKIENWYLKTQHKRELPITVYDEWWKK, from the coding sequence ATGCGTTCATTACAAGAAGAAATCATCAATGCCCTTAAAGTCGCACCGAGCATTGACCCGGAAACAGAAATCAGACGTACCATCGATTTCATCAAGGCATACTTTCACAAGTATCCATTTCTAAAAAGCTTAGTATTAGGCATTTCTGGTGGGCAAGATTCAACCCTAGCCGGTAAACTATGTCAAATGGCCATAACTGAAATGCGCGAAGAAACTGGCGACGATAAGTATCAATTCATCGCAGTCCGTCTTCCTTACGGCAACCAAGCCGATGAAGCTGATGCTATGGACGCTATAGATTTCATGGCTGCGGACCAAACTGTACGCGTCAACATCAAGCCAGCTGTTGATGTCACCGTTGAAGAATTGGAAAAGGGTGGCCTTACCATTTCTGACTTCAATAAAGGAAATATCAAAGCACGCCAACGAATGTTGGTACAATATGCGATCGCAGGTGAAAATGCAGGTGTCGTGGTAGGGACAGACCATGCCGCTGAATCAGTGACAGGCTTCTATACCAAGTTCGGTGATGGCGCAGCAGATATCCTGCCTATCTGGCGGTTAAATAAAAGTCAAGGACGCGCTATCCTTGAATATTTAGATGCCCCAGAGCATTTATACGTTAAGGTGCCAACAGCTGACTTAGAAGAAAACCGTCCCGGCTTAGCCGATGAAGTAGCCCTAGGTGTCACCTACCAAGACATCGATGCTTACTTAGAAGGCAAAGAAGTAGCCCAAGAAGCAGCTGAAAAAATCGAAAACTGGTACCTAAAAACCCAACACAAACGTGAATTACCAATCACAGTGTATGACGAATGGTGGAAGAAATAG
- a CDS encoding nicotinate phosphoribosyltransferase encodes MKTTTNDSLALHTDLYEINMMKTYWDAGKADQQAVFEVYFRKNPFESGYAIFAGLERVIQYIQNLKFTDDDIAYLRETQDYPEDFLDYLKNYHFDATIRSMEEGEIAFSNEPLMQIKGSLADCTLIETAVLNIINYQTLIATKASRVRNVAGDDALAEFGARRAQEMDAAIWGSRAAYIGGFDSTSNVRAGKLFNIPISGTHAHAMVQAYQSDYEAFKAYANAHEKCTFLVDTYDTLRSGVPNAIKVANEMEDKSRFVGVRIDSGDISYLSSSIRKMLDEAGYPDAIISASNDLDEKTILNLKMQGAKIDAWGVGTQLITAFDQPALGAVYKLCAIEDEHGDMVPTMKISSSPDKITTPGEKQIWRITRKKDGKSEGDYITTMNEDPNDAESIFMFHPIYTYINKTVRRFNARPLLKTIIDKGELVYDLPTLETVRDFSREHLDALWSEYRRMLNPEPYPVDLSQELYDLKMNSIAEIRERINEEFKESDLNGDNED; translated from the coding sequence ATGAAGACAACGACCAACGATAGCCTGGCGCTTCACACAGATTTATATGAAATCAATATGATGAAGACTTATTGGGACGCTGGAAAAGCTGACCAACAAGCGGTTTTTGAAGTGTACTTCCGTAAAAATCCGTTTGAAAGTGGCTACGCCATTTTCGCAGGCCTAGAACGTGTCATTCAATATATACAAAACTTAAAATTTACCGACGACGATATCGCCTACTTACGGGAAACACAAGACTATCCCGAAGATTTCTTAGACTATTTGAAAAACTACCACTTCGATGCAACAATTCGTTCAATGGAAGAAGGGGAAATTGCCTTTTCGAACGAACCATTGATGCAAATTAAGGGGTCACTAGCTGACTGTACTTTGATCGAAACGGCTGTTTTAAATATCATCAACTATCAAACCCTAATTGCAACCAAAGCTTCACGCGTTCGTAACGTAGCTGGCGACGACGCACTAGCTGAATTCGGTGCCCGTCGTGCCCAAGAAATGGATGCAGCAATTTGGGGTTCGCGCGCTGCTTACATCGGTGGATTTGATTCAACCTCAAACGTACGCGCAGGTAAATTATTCAACATTCCAATTTCAGGAACCCATGCGCATGCTATGGTACAAGCTTACCAAAGTGACTATGAGGCCTTTAAAGCTTATGCAAATGCCCATGAAAAATGTACATTCTTAGTAGATACTTATGATACCCTTCGTTCAGGAGTGCCAAATGCGATTAAAGTGGCCAATGAGATGGAAGATAAATCTCGTTTTGTCGGCGTTCGTATCGACTCTGGCGATATTTCTTACTTATCATCAAGTATCCGTAAGATGTTGGATGAAGCGGGCTATCCTGATGCAATCATTTCTGCCTCAAACGATTTAGATGAAAAAACGATCTTAAACTTGAAAATGCAAGGCGCTAAAATTGACGCTTGGGGTGTAGGTACTCAGCTGATTACTGCCTTTGACCAACCAGCCTTAGGAGCCGTTTACAAACTATGTGCCATTGAAGATGAGCATGGCGATATGGTCCCAACCATGAAAATTTCGTCGTCTCCAGATAAAATCACCACACCAGGTGAGAAACAAATTTGGCGTATTACCCGCAAGAAAGATGGTAAATCTGAAGGGGACTATATTACAACCATGAATGAAGATCCTAATGACGCTGAGTCTATCTTCATGTTCCATCCAATTTATACTTATATCAATAAAACAGTTCGTCGTTTCAACGCTCGTCCATTATTAAAAACCATCATCGACAAGGGTGAATTGGTTTACGATCTGCCAACGCTTGAAACCGTTCGTGATTTTTCACGCGAGCACTTGGATGCCTTATGGTCAGAATACCGCCGTATGTTGAATCCAGAGCCATATCCAGTGGACTTATCGCAAGAACTGTATGATTTAAAGATGAATTCAATCGCTGAAATTCGTGAACGTATCAATGAAGAGTTTAAAGAATCCGATTTAAACGGTGACAACGAAGACTAA
- a CDS encoding sugar transferase produces the protein MQKNGEWTNWYRVVIVATEALILFLSYLVSFFLRYGRYVPLKNYEAFQGAIGWILIIFVFINILFGVYILYDKTKGDLFFITIISQGILAVVAMVLSFAGRWLAFPRSVVLIDFVVSVVMLYTFRALVFDIYRRYASTKRVMIVGSEEAVFPAIYNFKNSKSTRHIVTHVVLEDYYRNVKSRLDEYDIVYLASQIDESEKLKIYDLLMRANKKLFLNSKFENLVMVNPNIMNFEDESIIETSDFAIPADQALIKRGLDIMIALVGLILTSPIMLITAIIIKLTSKGPVFYRQVRITKGGEEFDILKFRSMTTDAEVKSGPMIATKNDVRVTTVGKYIRALRIDELPQLLNVLSGDMSMIGPRPERPFFVNQFQEENPHYYLRHNVQAGITGYAQVYGKYATDFNSKLNFDLIYIKQYSMFLDFKILLQTIKILFDKVSSSGIDEDEKPTVTREEAEEMNIDVIG, from the coding sequence ATGCAAAAAAACGGAGAATGGACGAACTGGTACCGCGTGGTTATCGTGGCAACAGAAGCGTTAATCTTGTTCCTTTCTTATCTTGTTTCATTCTTTTTGCGGTATGGTCGATATGTACCTTTGAAAAACTATGAAGCTTTCCAAGGGGCAATTGGTTGGATATTAATTATCTTTGTATTTATCAATATTTTATTTGGGGTTTATATCCTATATGATAAAACCAAAGGCGACCTCTTCTTCATCACCATCATCAGTCAAGGAATCTTAGCAGTTGTTGCTATGGTTTTAAGTTTTGCTGGTAGATGGTTAGCCTTTCCGCGTTCAGTCGTCTTGATCGACTTTGTGGTAAGTGTTGTGATGCTCTACACTTTTAGAGCCTTAGTCTTCGATATTTACCGACGCTATGCGTCTACGAAACGGGTAATGATCGTTGGATCTGAAGAAGCTGTTTTTCCGGCAATATATAATTTCAAGAATTCGAAAAGTACTCGTCATATCGTAACGCACGTGGTGTTAGAAGATTACTACCGCAATGTGAAGAGTCGTTTAGATGAGTATGATATTGTATATCTTGCATCGCAAATTGATGAAAGCGAAAAATTGAAAATTTATGACTTGTTGATGCGGGCCAATAAAAAACTGTTCTTAAATTCTAAATTTGAAAACCTGGTCATGGTAAATCCAAATATTATGAATTTTGAAGATGAATCTATTATTGAAACCTCAGACTTTGCGATTCCAGCGGACCAAGCCTTAATCAAACGTGGTTTAGATATCATGATAGCCTTAGTTGGTTTAATCTTAACGTCACCAATCATGTTGATTACAGCGATTATTATTAAATTAACCTCCAAAGGGCCAGTCTTCTACCGCCAAGTACGTATTACTAAAGGTGGCGAAGAGTTTGATATCTTGAAATTCCGTTCGATGACAACGGACGCTGAAGTGAAATCTGGCCCAATGATTGCAACGAAAAATGACGTACGTGTCACAACAGTTGGTAAATATATCCGTGCCTTGCGTATCGATGAATTACCACAGTTGTTGAATGTGCTAAGCGGAGATATGTCCATGATTGGACCACGTCCAGAGCGACCATTCTTCGTGAACCAATTCCAAGAAGAAAACCCGCACTACTACTTACGTCACAACGTACAAGCAGGAATAACGGGTTACGCACAAGTCTACGGTAAATATGCCACTGACTTTAACTCTAAATTGAACTTTGACTTGATCTACATCAAGCAATACTCAATGTTCTTGGACTTCAAGATCTTATTGCAAACTATTAAAATTCTCTTCGACAAAGTATCCTCATCAGGAATTGACGAAGACGAAAAACCAACAGTCACAAGAGAAGAAGCAGAAGAAATGAACATCGACGTCATAGGATAG